One stretch of Variovorax sp. 54 DNA includes these proteins:
- a CDS encoding TonB-dependent siderophore receptor, with the protein MERIFARRRAASVLVGCLAIYAQHQVLAQTSGTGSLPEVRVDANAEAETATSPVIGYRAKNAVTATKTDTPLSETPQSVTVITRDQIVDQGANSLQDALNYAAGVRSDAYGLDSRTDSIRVRGALPDIYLDGLRQAYGYYTSTTRTEPYTLERLEVLRGPSGMLFGAGTAAGVVNMVSKRPLQEAQREVGVQFGSFGRKQVQADLTGPLNADGSLSYRLIALQRKSDSQVDHVPDDRSVIAPSLTWRPNAATSLTLQGLWQKDKSGSSSQFLPWEGTLLPNANGRVPASRFIGEPSDYYNSERQTFGWQFEHKFNDSWTVRQNFRYAKNENDNRYHYGGAFSGFDSWSTDPIFKRVFPRYYDSQLTRNRTQTLDNHVEGHFQTGALKHTLLIGTDFARQRENVWGGTTADTIDIYAPVYGHLDEPERVARPRTRQRQTGLYLQDQIKLDHWIFVAGLRHDRAVSSAAGSDEEKSSATTKRLGVMYAHPSGWSPYLSYSESFTPQSPREGRIFSPLRGEQWEAGVKYEPKDRALAFSAAVYDLREKNQIVEERPNVFSQRGLTKTRGVELEAKGSVGSNLDLIAHYNYTDADAQIEGLPKHQASFWAKYKFSVAGMNGFSAGAGVRVMSSFRDTQFGTGPRIPGVALADLVFAYDTAQWRYALNINNVTDKVYFSTCLSRGDCWYGARRNIVASATYRF; encoded by the coding sequence ATGGAAAGAATCTTCGCGCGGCGCAGGGCCGCTTCGGTGCTGGTGGGCTGTCTGGCGATCTACGCGCAGCATCAGGTGTTGGCGCAGACGAGCGGCACGGGGTCGCTCCCTGAAGTGCGGGTCGATGCGAACGCCGAAGCTGAAACCGCCACCTCGCCCGTGATCGGCTACCGCGCGAAGAACGCCGTCACCGCCACCAAGACCGACACGCCGCTGTCGGAAACCCCGCAGTCCGTCACCGTGATCACGCGCGACCAGATAGTCGACCAGGGCGCCAACAGCCTGCAGGACGCCCTCAACTACGCGGCGGGCGTGCGCTCCGATGCGTACGGCCTGGATTCGCGGACCGATTCGATCCGTGTGCGCGGCGCCTTGCCCGACATCTACCTCGACGGCCTGCGCCAGGCCTACGGCTACTACACGAGCACCACGCGCACCGAGCCCTACACGCTCGAGCGCCTCGAAGTGTTGCGCGGCCCCTCGGGCATGCTGTTCGGCGCGGGCACCGCGGCGGGCGTGGTCAACATGGTCAGCAAGCGACCGCTGCAGGAGGCCCAGCGCGAGGTGGGCGTGCAGTTCGGCAGCTTCGGCCGCAAGCAGGTGCAGGCCGACTTGACCGGCCCGCTGAACGCCGACGGCTCGCTGTCGTACCGGCTGATCGCGCTGCAGCGCAAGTCGGATTCGCAGGTCGACCACGTGCCCGACGACCGCAGCGTGATCGCGCCGTCGCTCACCTGGCGCCCCAACGCCGCGACCTCGCTGACGCTGCAAGGCCTGTGGCAAAAAGACAAGAGCGGCAGCAGCTCGCAGTTCCTGCCGTGGGAAGGCACCTTGCTGCCGAACGCGAACGGCCGCGTGCCGGCCAGCCGCTTCATCGGCGAGCCCAGCGACTACTACAACAGCGAGCGCCAGACCTTCGGCTGGCAGTTCGAGCACAAGTTCAACGACAGCTGGACCGTGCGCCAGAACTTCCGCTACGCGAAGAACGAAAACGACAACCGCTACCACTACGGCGGTGCGTTCAGCGGCTTCGACAGCTGGTCGACCGACCCGATCTTCAAGCGCGTGTTCCCCCGCTACTACGACAGCCAGCTGACGCGCAACCGCACGCAGACGCTGGACAACCACGTCGAAGGCCACTTCCAGACCGGCGCGCTCAAGCACACGTTGTTGATCGGTACAGACTTCGCGCGCCAGCGCGAGAACGTGTGGGGCGGCACCACGGCCGACACCATCGACATCTACGCGCCGGTGTACGGCCACCTCGACGAGCCCGAGCGCGTGGCACGTCCGCGCACCCGCCAGCGCCAGACCGGCCTGTACCTGCAGGACCAGATCAAGCTCGACCACTGGATCTTCGTGGCCGGCCTGCGCCATGACCGCGCCGTGTCCAGCGCCGCCGGCAGCGACGAGGAAAAGAGCAGCGCCACCACCAAGCGCCTGGGCGTGATGTACGCCCATCCTTCGGGCTGGTCGCCGTACCTGAGCTACAGCGAGTCGTTCACGCCGCAGTCGCCGCGCGAAGGCCGCATCTTCTCGCCGCTGCGCGGTGAGCAGTGGGAAGCGGGCGTCAAGTACGAGCCCAAGGATCGCGCCCTGGCCTTCAGCGCCGCGGTGTACGACCTGCGCGAGAAGAACCAGATCGTCGAAGAACGGCCGAACGTGTTCTCGCAGCGCGGCCTCACCAAGACCCGGGGCGTGGAGCTGGAGGCCAAGGGCTCGGTGGGTTCCAACCTCGACCTGATCGCCCACTACAACTACACCGACGCCGACGCGCAGATCGAAGGCCTGCCCAAGCACCAGGCCAGCTTCTGGGCGAAGTACAAGTTCTCGGTGGCCGGCATGAACGGCTTCTCGGCCGGCGCCGGCGTGCGCGTGATGAGTTCGTTCCGCGACACCCAGTTCGGCACCGGACCGCGCATCCCGGGCGTGGCATTGGCCGACCTGGTGTTTGCTTACGATACGGCCCAGTGGCGCTATGCGCTCAACATCAACAACGTGACGGACAAGGTGTACTTCAGCACCTGCCTCTCGCGCGGTGACTGCTGGTACGGTGCGCGACGCAACATCGTGGCGAGCGCCACCTACCGCTTCTAG
- a CDS encoding PepSY-associated TM helix domain-containing protein: MDSRKIKTWAWVHKWSSLVCTVFMLLLCITGLPLIFHHEIGHLLGTEVEAPKMPANTPRISLDKVVEIGRAKHPDRVVQFVSQPEDDDGLWFVTLTPTPEPTEDFKSVAVDARTGVVLAQPEFSQGFMYVMFKLHVDLFAGLPGKLFLGFMGLLLLVAIVSGVVLYSPFMRKLDFGTVRREKRPRLKWLDLHNLLGIVTLVWLFVVGSTGMINTWADLIIKYWQYDQLSTLLAPYKNEPVVPVAERGSLQRSMEGAMQKAPGMKLSFIAFPGTSFSSPHHTTFFLRGNEPFTSKLLQPVLVDAKTAQVTAAPKMPWYLTGLLVSQPLHFGDYGGMPMQILWALLDIATIIVLGSGLYLWLKRGNTVPARTATTAVPATERAPPSASGPQPDPAPAMKVQA; this comes from the coding sequence ATGGACAGCCGAAAGATCAAGACCTGGGCCTGGGTCCACAAGTGGAGCAGCCTCGTCTGCACGGTGTTCATGCTGCTGCTGTGCATCACCGGCCTGCCGCTGATCTTCCACCACGAGATCGGTCACCTGCTGGGCACCGAGGTCGAGGCGCCGAAGATGCCGGCCAACACGCCGCGCATCAGCCTGGACAAGGTGGTCGAGATCGGCCGCGCCAAGCACCCCGACCGCGTGGTGCAGTTCGTCTCGCAGCCCGAGGACGACGACGGCCTGTGGTTCGTCACGCTCACGCCCACGCCCGAACCCACCGAAGACTTCAAGTCGGTGGCGGTCGATGCGCGCACCGGCGTCGTGCTGGCACAGCCGGAGTTCAGCCAGGGCTTCATGTACGTCATGTTCAAGCTGCACGTCGACCTGTTCGCCGGGCTGCCGGGCAAGCTGTTCCTGGGCTTCATGGGCCTGCTGCTGCTGGTGGCCATCGTCTCGGGCGTGGTGCTGTATTCGCCGTTCATGCGCAAGCTCGACTTCGGCACGGTGCGGCGCGAGAAGCGCCCGCGCCTGAAGTGGCTCGACCTGCACAACCTGCTGGGCATCGTCACGCTGGTGTGGCTGTTCGTGGTGGGCTCCACCGGCATGATCAACACCTGGGCCGACCTGATCATCAAGTACTGGCAGTACGACCAGCTGAGCACGCTGCTCGCGCCCTACAAGAACGAGCCGGTGGTGCCGGTGGCCGAGCGCGGCTCGCTGCAGCGCTCGATGGAAGGCGCGATGCAGAAGGCGCCCGGCATGAAGCTGTCGTTCATCGCGTTCCCGGGCACCTCGTTCTCGAGCCCGCACCACACGACCTTCTTCCTGCGCGGCAACGAGCCCTTCACCTCGAAGCTGCTGCAGCCGGTGCTGGTCGATGCCAAGACGGCACAGGTCACAGCGGCGCCGAAGATGCCGTGGTACCTCACGGGCCTCTTGGTGTCGCAGCCGCTGCACTTCGGTGACTACGGCGGCATGCCGATGCAGATCCTGTGGGCGCTGCTCGACATCGCGACCATCATCGTGCTGGGCAGCGGGCTGTACCTGTGGCTCAAGCGGGGCAACACCGTGCCGGCCCGGACTGCCACGACCGCGGTGCCCGCCACGGAGCGCGCACCACCCTCGGCCTCGGGCCCGCAGCCCGACCCGGCACCGGCCATGAAGGTGCAGGCATGA
- a CDS encoding TonB-dependent receptor, whose translation MNAALSYPLRLLILGAPLAVHGQQPAASPAGTLRDVTVSTPRGTLSPFLVPGSVDRVDGDEMRDSRMQVNLSESLGAVPGLQVQNRMNYAQDLQLSVRGFGARSTFGVRGVRLYVDGIPATLPDGQGQTSNIDIGSVDRVEVLRGPFSALYGNSSGGVVQAFTASGEGAPRLSYSLAGGSFGSWRQSVQLSGSQGAVDYLLGASHFRTDGWREQSAARRNIANGKLGVALDNGDKLTLVFNSVRIEAQDPLGLTAEQVAQAPRKAPLALQYDTRKTVEQTQVGLRYERRLNAEQALQFMVYGGERKTVQFQSIPPSAQQSPLHAGGVIDLTRQYGGVDLRWTAALQLADRPFDLVAGLGYDSLRERRRGYENYQGSAAMPVLGVQGRLRRNERNEVWNLDPYAQAAWRFTERWTLEAGVRRSRVHFDSHDLYIGGANRDDSGSASYSKTLPVASLRYQATPDLALYSSVGRGFETPTLNELSYRPGGASGLNFGLRPSVNDSLEVGAKARLAGGLLTAALFHTRTRDEIVTATNSGGRATFQNAGRTRRNGFELGWQHETADHWRTQVAYTWLDATYRDAFCSPSPCAGGNAVNAGNRIPGIARQSLFASLGWVPPEGWRAGVEMRALSRIQANDLNTASAHGYAVAALYAGYLKKWERWDFNAFARVDNLFDRRYVGSVIVNEGNARFYEPAPGRNWTLGLSGAYRF comes from the coding sequence ATGAATGCCGCACTCTCTTACCCGCTTCGCCTGCTGATCCTGGGCGCTCCGCTGGCCGTGCACGGCCAGCAACCCGCAGCGTCGCCGGCCGGCACGCTGCGCGATGTCACCGTCTCCACGCCGCGCGGCACGCTGTCTCCTTTCCTCGTGCCCGGCTCGGTCGATCGCGTCGACGGCGACGAGATGCGCGACAGCCGGATGCAGGTCAACCTGTCCGAAAGCCTGGGCGCCGTGCCCGGCCTGCAGGTGCAGAACCGCATGAACTACGCACAGGACCTGCAACTGTCGGTGCGCGGCTTCGGCGCGCGCTCGACCTTTGGCGTGCGCGGCGTGCGCCTGTACGTCGACGGCATTCCGGCCACCTTGCCCGACGGGCAGGGGCAGACTTCGAACATCGACATCGGCTCGGTCGACCGCGTGGAAGTACTGCGCGGGCCCTTCTCGGCGCTGTACGGCAATTCGTCGGGCGGCGTGGTGCAGGCGTTCACGGCCTCGGGGGAGGGCGCGCCGCGCTTGTCCTATTCGCTGGCCGGCGGCAGCTTCGGCAGCTGGCGCCAGTCGGTGCAGCTCAGCGGTTCGCAGGGCGCGGTCGATTACCTGCTCGGCGCGAGCCACTTCCGCACCGACGGCTGGCGCGAGCAGAGCGCCGCGCGGCGCAACATCGCGAACGGCAAGCTGGGCGTTGCGCTCGACAACGGCGACAAGCTCACACTCGTGTTCAACAGCGTGCGCATCGAAGCGCAAGACCCGCTGGGCCTGACGGCCGAGCAGGTTGCGCAGGCACCGCGCAAGGCGCCGCTCGCGCTGCAGTACGACACACGCAAGACGGTCGAGCAGACGCAGGTCGGCTTGCGCTACGAACGGCGCCTCAATGCCGAGCAGGCGCTGCAGTTCATGGTCTATGGCGGCGAGCGCAAGACGGTGCAGTTCCAGTCGATTCCGCCGTCGGCGCAGCAGAGCCCGCTGCATGCGGGCGGCGTGATCGACCTCACGCGCCAGTACGGCGGCGTCGACCTGCGCTGGACCGCCGCACTGCAGTTGGCCGACCGGCCCTTCGACCTCGTCGCGGGCCTGGGCTACGACAGCCTGCGCGAGCGCCGCCGCGGCTACGAGAACTACCAGGGCTCCGCGGCGATGCCCGTGCTGGGCGTGCAAGGGCGGCTGCGCCGCAACGAGCGCAACGAGGTCTGGAACCTCGATCCGTATGCGCAGGCGGCTTGGCGCTTCACGGAGCGCTGGACGCTCGAGGCCGGCGTGCGCCGCAGCCGCGTGCACTTCGATTCGCACGACCTCTACATCGGCGGCGCCAACCGCGACGACAGCGGCAGCGCGAGCTACAGCAAGACCTTGCCCGTGGCCTCGCTGCGCTACCAGGCCACGCCCGATCTTGCTTTGTACAGCTCGGTGGGCCGTGGCTTCGAGACGCCGACGCTCAACGAGCTGTCGTACCGCCCGGGCGGCGCGAGCGGGCTCAACTTCGGGCTGCGGCCTTCGGTGAACGACAGCCTCGAGGTGGGCGCGAAGGCGCGGCTGGCGGGCGGCCTGCTGACGGCGGCGCTGTTCCACACCCGCACGCGCGACGAGATCGTCACCGCCACCAACAGCGGCGGCCGCGCCACCTTCCAGAACGCGGGGCGCACGCGGCGCAACGGCTTCGAGCTGGGCTGGCAGCACGAAACGGCCGACCACTGGCGCACGCAGGTCGCCTACACGTGGCTGGACGCAACGTACCGCGATGCGTTCTGCTCGCCGTCACCTTGCGCGGGTGGCAACGCCGTGAACGCGGGCAACCGCATCCCGGGCATCGCGCGGCAATCGCTCTTTGCTTCGCTGGGCTGGGTGCCGCCCGAGGGCTGGCGCGCGGGTGTCGAGATGCGCGCGCTGAGCCGCATCCAGGCCAACGACCTGAACACCGCGAGCGCGCACGGCTACGCCGTGGCGGCGCTGTACGCCGGCTACCTGAAGAAGTGGGAGCGCTGGGACTTCAACGCCTTCGCGCGCGTCGACAACCTGTTCGACCGGCGTTATGTGGGCTCGGTCATCGTCAACGAAGGCAATGCGCGCTTCTACGAGCCCGCGCCGGGCCGCAACTGGACACTGGGCCTGAGCGGCGCGTACCGCTTCTGA
- the metK gene encoding methionine adenosyltransferase: MANDFLFTSESVSEGHPDKVADQISDAILDAIFEQDPRSRVAAETLTNTGLVVLAGEITTNAHVDYIQVARDTIKRIGYDNTEYGIDYKGCAVMVCYDKQSNDIAQGVDHASDDHLNTGAGDQGLMFGYACDETPELMPAPIYYAHRLVERQAQLRKDGRLPFLRPDAKSQVTMRYVDGKPHSIDTVVLSTQHHPDQSETQTKMKASFNEAIIEEIIKPVLPKEWLKDTRFLINPTGRFVIGGPQGDCGLTGRKIIVDTYGGACPHGGGAFSGKDPSKVDRSAAYAARYVAKNIVAAGIARQCQIQVAYAIGVAEPMNITVYTEGTGLIPDDKIAALVREHFDLRPKGIIQMLDLLRPIYQKTAAYGHFGREEPEFTWEATTQAAALRAAAGLK, translated from the coding sequence GTGGCGAACGACTTTCTCTTTACCTCCGAATCGGTCTCCGAAGGCCATCCCGACAAGGTCGCGGACCAGATCTCGGACGCGATCCTCGACGCGATCTTCGAACAAGACCCCCGCAGCCGCGTGGCAGCCGAAACGCTGACCAACACCGGCCTCGTGGTGCTCGCCGGCGAGATCACGACCAACGCGCACGTCGACTACATCCAGGTCGCGCGCGACACCATCAAGCGCATCGGCTACGACAACACCGAGTACGGCATCGACTACAAGGGTTGCGCCGTGATGGTCTGCTACGACAAGCAGTCCAACGACATCGCGCAGGGCGTGGACCACGCCTCCGACGACCACCTGAACACCGGCGCCGGCGACCAGGGCCTGATGTTCGGCTACGCCTGCGACGAAACGCCCGAGCTGATGCCCGCGCCCATCTACTACGCGCACCGCCTCGTGGAGCGCCAGGCCCAGCTGCGCAAGGACGGCCGCCTGCCCTTCCTGCGCCCTGATGCCAAGAGCCAGGTGACGATGCGCTACGTGGACGGCAAGCCCCACAGCATCGACACCGTCGTGCTGTCGACGCAGCACCATCCCGACCAGAGCGAGACGCAAACCAAGATGAAGGCTTCGTTCAACGAAGCCATCATCGAAGAGATCATCAAGCCGGTGCTGCCGAAGGAATGGCTGAAGGACACGCGCTTTCTGATCAACCCGACCGGCCGTTTCGTCATCGGCGGCCCGCAGGGCGACTGCGGCCTCACCGGCCGCAAGATCATCGTCGACACCTACGGCGGCGCCTGCCCGCACGGCGGTGGCGCGTTCTCGGGCAAGGACCCGTCGAAGGTCGACCGCTCGGCCGCCTACGCCGCACGCTACGTGGCCAAGAACATCGTGGCCGCCGGCATCGCGCGCCAATGCCAGATCCAGGTGGCCTACGCGATCGGCGTGGCCGAGCCGATGAACATCACGGTCTACACCGAAGGCACGGGCCTCATCCCCGACGACAAGATCGCCGCACTCGTGCGCGAGCACTTCGACCTGCGTCCGAAGGGCATCATCCAGATGCTCGACCTGCTGCGCCCGATCTACCAGAAGACCGCCGCCTACGGCCACTTCGGCCGTGAAGAGCCCGAGTTCACCTGGGAAGCCACGACGCAAGCTGCTGCACTGCGCGCTGCGGCCGGCCTCAAGTAA
- a CDS encoding lysophospholipid acyltransferase family protein: MITLFRLLARVPMPLMHRLGALLGWLVWWCAPDYRRRFKANAESAGFSPAQYRPAIAAAGHMASELPWLWLRPQGESVLPRVVRWEGVEAFEAAMRAKKGVILVAPHLGSWEMCGQAIGERFLADFGPITALFRPARKKWMADLIAAGSRDRPGLQTLPTNNTGVRGLIRTLRSGGYTGILPDQVPPLGQGVWAPFLGRPAYTMTLLPRLAQQTGAACFLSVCERLPRGAGYVIRFEPIVGTALTDPDASIEDAAAAMNDGIGRLIHSLPGQYVWDYARYKEPRGEPAVVAGTAGGAAP; this comes from the coding sequence ATGATCACCCTGTTCCGCCTGCTTGCCCGCGTGCCGATGCCGTTGATGCATCGGCTCGGCGCCTTGCTGGGATGGCTGGTCTGGTGGTGCGCGCCGGACTACCGCCGCCGCTTCAAGGCCAACGCCGAGAGCGCCGGTTTCTCGCCCGCGCAGTACCGTCCCGCCATCGCCGCCGCCGGCCACATGGCCTCCGAGTTGCCCTGGCTGTGGCTGCGCCCGCAGGGTGAGAGCGTGCTGCCCCGCGTGGTGCGCTGGGAAGGCGTCGAAGCTTTCGAGGCCGCGATGCGCGCCAAGAAGGGCGTGATCCTCGTGGCGCCGCACCTGGGCAGCTGGGAAATGTGCGGCCAGGCCATCGGCGAGCGCTTTCTCGCCGACTTCGGCCCGATCACCGCGCTGTTCCGTCCGGCGCGCAAAAAGTGGATGGCCGACCTGATCGCCGCGGGCTCGCGCGACCGGCCCGGCCTGCAGACCCTGCCGACCAACAACACCGGCGTGCGCGGCCTGATCCGCACGCTGCGCAGCGGCGGCTACACCGGCATCCTGCCCGACCAGGTGCCGCCGCTGGGGCAGGGCGTGTGGGCGCCTTTCCTCGGCCGCCCCGCGTACACCATGACCCTGCTTCCCCGTTTGGCCCAACAGACCGGTGCCGCCTGCTTCCTCAGCGTGTGCGAGCGCCTGCCGCGCGGCGCGGGCTACGTGATCCGCTTCGAGCCGATCGTCGGCACCGCGCTCACCGACCCCGACGCGTCCATCGAGGACGCCGCCGCTGCGATGAATGACGGCATCGGCCGCCTGATCCACAGCCTGCCCGGCCAGTACGTCTGGGACTACGCGCGCTACAAGGAGCCGCGCGGCGAACCCGCCGTGGTGGCTGGCACCGCCGGAGGGGCTGCGCCATGA
- a CDS encoding LpxL/LpxP family acyltransferase produces the protein MSLSSRLGIGFMRVLAPLPLPLVRGFSKVLGRVLHTIAVPRRRVVDRNLALCFPEKSEAERRAIARETFVFVAQSWLDRSWLWHAPEQVVKSRLKIVGSASEIREIAEGDAPMILFAPHFYGLDAAATALTMHTARPSATIYTTQRDPMVDAWIREGRTRFGDVAALNRVDGIKPILSGLRKGGLLYLLPDMDFGRDQTIFVPFYGVQAATVPSLSRFARLGKAKVVPVVAKLTPSGYEIQVLSAWQNFPTDDVEADTALMNERLQGYIDTMPSQYYWVHRRFKTRPEGEPPIY, from the coding sequence ATGAGCCTCAGCTCCCGACTCGGCATCGGTTTCATGCGGGTGCTGGCCCCGCTGCCCCTGCCGCTCGTGCGCGGCTTCAGCAAGGTTCTCGGCCGCGTGCTGCACACCATCGCCGTGCCGCGGCGGCGCGTGGTCGACCGGAACCTGGCCCTGTGCTTCCCCGAAAAATCGGAGGCCGAGCGCCGCGCCATCGCACGCGAGACCTTCGTCTTCGTCGCGCAGTCGTGGCTGGACCGCAGCTGGCTCTGGCATGCGCCCGAACAGGTGGTGAAGAGCCGGCTGAAGATCGTTGGCTCTGCCTCCGAAATCCGCGAGATCGCCGAGGGCGACGCGCCGATGATCCTGTTCGCACCGCACTTCTACGGGCTCGATGCCGCGGCCACCGCGCTCACCATGCACACGGCGCGCCCGTCGGCCACGATCTACACGACGCAGCGCGATCCGATGGTCGACGCCTGGATTCGCGAAGGCCGCACGCGTTTCGGCGACGTGGCGGCACTGAACCGGGTGGACGGCATCAAGCCCATCCTCTCGGGGCTGCGCAAGGGCGGTTTGCTGTACCTGCTGCCCGACATGGACTTCGGGCGCGACCAGACCATCTTCGTGCCCTTCTACGGCGTGCAGGCGGCCACCGTGCCCTCGCTGTCGCGCTTCGCGCGGCTGGGCAAGGCCAAGGTGGTGCCGGTGGTGGCGAAGCTCACGCCCAGCGGCTACGAGATCCAGGTGCTGTCGGCGTGGCAGAACTTCCCGACCGACGACGTCGAGGCCGACACGGCGCTCATGAACGAGCGCCTGCAGGGCTACATCGACACGATGCCGTCCCAGTACTACTGGGTGCACCGGCGCTTCAAAACGCGCCCTGAAGGCGAGCCCCCGATCTACTGA
- a CDS encoding alpha/beta fold hydrolase, with translation MTETFQRSLPNGTTLSCRAAGKPGQPLMVFLHGFPEAAFIWDELLAYFSDPAHGGYRCVAPNLRGFEKSSAPTEVADYKAHLLIQDIQQLVATESADGTMAALVAHDWGGAFAWGYANAFPQQVGKLVIINSPHPGTFTRELRNNPAQQQASAYMHFLARPDAEALLAADDFKRMWPFFLLMKAGPDGFGWLTEEVKQQYREVWSAGLTGACNLYRVTPMKPPLPGQTVDSIPVLPRERLTVTMPTFVFWALDDAALLPGLLEGLEDYVPKLEVKKVPNATHWIVHEQPQLVAREIEGFLARNQ, from the coding sequence ATGACCGAGACCTTCCAACGCAGCCTGCCCAACGGCACCACCCTGAGCTGCCGCGCCGCCGGCAAGCCGGGCCAGCCGCTGATGGTGTTCCTGCACGGCTTTCCCGAGGCCGCGTTCATCTGGGACGAGCTGCTCGCCTACTTCTCGGACCCGGCCCACGGCGGCTACCGCTGCGTGGCGCCCAACCTGCGCGGTTTCGAGAAGTCCAGCGCGCCCACGGAAGTCGCCGACTACAAGGCCCACCTGCTGATCCAGGACATCCAGCAGCTCGTGGCCACCGAGAGCGCCGACGGCACCATGGCCGCGCTGGTCGCCCACGACTGGGGCGGCGCCTTCGCCTGGGGCTACGCCAACGCCTTCCCGCAGCAGGTCGGCAAGCTGGTCATCATCAATTCGCCGCACCCGGGCACGTTCACGCGCGAGCTGCGCAACAACCCGGCGCAGCAGCAGGCCAGCGCCTACATGCATTTCCTGGCGCGCCCCGACGCCGAAGCCCTGCTCGCGGCCGACGACTTCAAGCGCATGTGGCCCTTCTTCCTCTTGATGAAGGCCGGCCCCGATGGTTTCGGCTGGCTCACCGAAGAAGTGAAGCAGCAGTACCGCGAAGTCTGGAGCGCGGGCCTCACCGGCGCCTGCAACCTGTACCGCGTGACGCCGATGAAGCCGCCGCTGCCGGGCCAGACCGTCGACAGCATTCCGGTGCTGCCGCGCGAACGCCTCACGGTGACCATGCCGACCTTCGTGTTCTGGGCGCTCGATGACGCGGCGCTGCTGCCGGGCCTGCTCGAAGGGCTGGAAGACTACGTGCCGAAGCTCGAGGTCAAGAAGGTGCCGAACGCCACCCACTGGATCGTGCACGAACAGCCGCAGCTGGTCGCGCGCGAGATCGAAGGCTTCCTGGCCCGCAATCAGTAG
- the yihA gene encoding ribosome biogenesis GTP-binding protein YihA/YsxC: MTSPRAKSAAYPPRAAPAVDPQVAERERVALGWLHTAHFLTSAPQLEHLPPVDLPEIAFVGRSNAGKSTAINTLTQQTRLAFASKTPGRTQHINLFGIGKQKVDDAVLADLPGYGYAAVPKEAKLRWQRVMGNYLMTRESLRGVVLMCDPRHGLTELDEILLDVIRPRVQQGLKFLILLTKSDKLTRSEAAKVLSITRLNAGGGEVKLFSALKKQGVGEAAELLWRWVHPDDAAAAPATPVASEPPPAEDA; encoded by the coding sequence ATGACCTCCCCGCGCGCCAAGTCCGCCGCTTATCCTCCCCGCGCGGCCCCTGCCGTGGACCCGCAGGTCGCTGAACGCGAGCGCGTGGCCCTGGGTTGGCTGCACACCGCCCACTTCCTGACCAGCGCTCCGCAGCTGGAACACCTGCCCCCGGTCGACCTGCCCGAGATCGCTTTTGTCGGCCGTTCCAACGCCGGCAAATCGACCGCCATCAACACCCTGACGCAGCAGACACGCCTGGCTTTTGCCTCGAAGACGCCGGGCCGCACGCAGCACATCAACCTGTTCGGCATCGGCAAGCAGAAGGTCGACGACGCCGTGCTGGCCGACCTGCCCGGCTACGGCTACGCGGCCGTGCCGAAGGAAGCCAAGCTGCGCTGGCAGCGCGTGATGGGCAACTACCTCATGACGCGCGAAAGCCTGCGCGGGGTTGTCCTGATGTGCGATCCGCGCCACGGTCTGACCGAGCTCGACGAGATCCTGCTCGACGTGATCCGCCCGCGTGTGCAGCAAGGCCTCAAGTTCCTGATCCTGCTGACCAAATCCGACAAGCTCACGCGCAGCGAAGCCGCCAAGGTGCTGTCGATTACGCGACTGAACGCCGGCGGCGGCGAGGTCAAACTGTTCTCGGCCCTGAAGAAGCAAGGGGTCGGCGAGGCGGCCGAGCTGCTGTGGCGCTGGGTGCATCCCGACGACGCTGCCGCGGCACCGGCGACACCGGTGGCCTCCGAGCCGCCACCGGCCGAAGACGCCTGA
- a CDS encoding c-type cytochrome yields the protein MKLFANILLAALMGVTASASFAADEHAAAPAAAAIKPAKPAKPDPAKGDTLFNATPANSQSCASCHNADGNSAIAANPKLAQQHPEYILKQLEDFKSGKRKSAIMKPLASALSEEDMRNIAWFVGSKKIKPGFSKEKDTVALGEKIYRGGIGDRQIPACAGCHSPNGAGLPAQYPRLGGQHADYTVTQLVAFRDNVRLNSSPMNGVAAKLNDREIKAVADYIAGLR from the coding sequence ATGAAGTTGTTTGCCAATATTCTGCTTGCAGCCCTCATGGGCGTCACAGCCAGCGCGAGTTTTGCAGCCGATGAGCATGCCGCTGCCCCCGCAGCGGCGGCCATCAAGCCGGCCAAGCCAGCCAAGCCCGATCCCGCCAAGGGCGACACGCTGTTCAATGCGACGCCGGCCAACAGCCAAAGCTGTGCTTCGTGCCACAACGCGGACGGCAACTCGGCCATCGCAGCCAACCCCAAGCTGGCGCAACAACACCCCGAATACATCCTCAAGCAGCTCGAAGACTTCAAGTCCGGCAAGCGCAAGAGCGCGATCATGAAGCCGCTGGCGTCGGCGCTGTCTGAAGAAGACATGCGCAACATCGCCTGGTTCGTCGGCTCCAAGAAGATCAAGCCGGGCTTCTCGAAAGAGAAGGACACGGTCGCCCTCGGCGAAAAAATCTACCGCGGCGGCATCGGCGATCGCCAGATCCCCGCCTGCGCCGGCTGCCACAGCCCGAACGGTGCCGGCCTCCCGGCCCAGTACCCGCGCCTGGGCGGCCAGCACGCCGACTACACCGTGACCCAGCTCGTGGCCTTCCGCGACAACGTCCGCCTGAACAGCTCGCCGATGAACGGTGTGGCCGCCAAGCTTAACGACCGCGAAATCAAGGCCGTCGCCGACTACATCGCCGGCCTGCGCTGA